A stretch of Rhodoferax potami DNA encodes these proteins:
- a CDS encoding RNA methyltransferase, which produces MHTRFILINTSHAGNVGAAARAIKTMGFDDLVLVAPRWPNVLRREETIQRASGALDVLDKCRIVDTLDEALDGITHLCATAMTPRDFGPPTTTPREHFEALSKKELLAQTPSAPGNDLASEPAVQGQQGIGFLFGSERFGMRNEDVYRCHVCLSIPSNPSFGSLNIGAALQVIAYEWRLALGGFGVQSPFAPSHLADAAQVTGMLTHLEQSLVQLGFLDPAAPKKLMPRLNALFNRAQVTQEEIHILRGIAKAILQQNPQLPARSADLVAIDGKPVLKG; this is translated from the coding sequence ATGCACACCCGATTTATCCTCATTAATACCAGCCACGCGGGCAATGTGGGCGCCGCTGCCCGCGCCATCAAAACGATGGGTTTCGACGATCTCGTGTTGGTCGCGCCCCGCTGGCCCAATGTGTTGCGCCGGGAAGAAACCATTCAGCGCGCCAGCGGCGCCTTGGATGTGCTGGACAAGTGCCGCATCGTTGACACTCTGGACGAGGCGCTGGATGGCATCACCCATTTGTGCGCCACGGCCATGACCCCGCGGGACTTCGGGCCGCCCACCACTACGCCACGAGAGCACTTTGAAGCGCTATCAAAAAAAGAGCTGCTCGCGCAGACGCCATCGGCGCCGGGCAATGATTTGGCATCTGAACCTGCAGTGCAGGGGCAACAAGGCATCGGCTTTTTGTTCGGCTCCGAGCGCTTCGGCATGCGCAATGAAGACGTCTACCGCTGCCACGTCTGCCTGTCCATTCCCAGTAATCCGTCCTTCGGCTCCCTCAATATCGGCGCGGCCCTGCAGGTCATTGCCTATGAGTGGCGCTTGGCCTTGGGTGGTTTTGGAGTTCAGTCTCCTTTCGCTCCGTCACACCTGGCCGATGCAGCGCAGGTAACGGGCATGCTGACGCATCTGGAGCAGTCGCTCGTGCAGCTGGGGTTTCTCGATCCTGCGGCGCCCAAAAAACTGATGCCCCGGCTCAATGCCCTGTTCAACCGGGCGCAGGTCACGCAAGAGGAAATCCACATCCTGCGGGGCATTGCCAAGGCCATCCTGCAGCAAAACCCGCAATTGCCTGCCCGCAGTGCGGATTTGGTGGCGATAGACGGCAAGCCGGTCTTGAAGGGATAG
- the cysE gene encoding serine O-acetyltransferase: protein MFARIRSDIQCILDRDPAARSTWEVITCYPGLHAVVLHRLAHWFWTHGLKWLGRFTSHIARFLTGIEIHPGAKLGERVFFDHAMGAVVGETAEIGDGCTIYQGVTLGGTSLYKGAKRHPTLGKDVVVSAGAKVLGGFEVGDGAKIGSNAVVIKPVPAGATAVGIPARIIPSKEGMSADVTTQDRKFTAYGITQDDDPVSQALRGLVDSASGQDHQIAMLWKAVEQLSARLADSDCVPKDAARKECFEAAKINELIGK, encoded by the coding sequence ATGTTTGCCCGCATCCGATCCGACATCCAGTGCATCCTTGACCGTGACCCCGCTGCCCGCAGTACCTGGGAGGTCATCACCTGTTATCCCGGCCTGCACGCGGTGGTGTTGCACCGTCTTGCGCATTGGTTCTGGACCCACGGCCTGAAGTGGCTGGGGCGCTTTACTTCCCACATTGCCCGCTTTCTGACCGGGATTGAAATTCACCCCGGGGCCAAGCTGGGTGAGCGCGTCTTTTTTGACCACGCCATGGGCGCGGTGGTGGGGGAGACGGCCGAGATCGGCGACGGTTGCACGATTTATCAGGGCGTGACCTTGGGCGGCACCAGCCTGTACAAGGGCGCCAAGCGCCACCCCACACTGGGCAAAGACGTGGTGGTGAGTGCCGGTGCCAAAGTGCTGGGTGGTTTTGAAGTGGGTGACGGCGCCAAAATCGGCAGCAACGCCGTCGTCATCAAACCGGTGCCGGCAGGGGCGACAGCGGTGGGCATTCCGGCGCGCATCATCCCCAGCAAAGAGGGTATGAGTGCGGATGTGACCACCCAAGACCGCAAGTTCACCGCCTATGGCATCACCCAGGACGACGACCCGGTGAGCCAGGCTCTGCGCGGCCTGGTGGACAGCGCCTCTGGCCAAGACCACCAGATAGCGATGTTGTGGAAAGCCGTCGAGCAACTGTCAGCGCGCCTGGCAGACAGCGACTGCGTGCCCAAAGACGCGGCCCGCAAAGAGTGCTTTGAGGCCGCGAAAATCAACGAGCTCATCGGGAAATAA
- the mog gene encoding molybdopterin adenylyltransferase, whose translation MDEVRIGLVSISDRASAGVYEDKGIPALQDWISRAVQNPVVFETRLIADDQSTIEDTLIALVDARCALVLTTGGTGPALRDVTPEATLAVAHKQMPGFGEQMRAISLNFVPTAILSRQVAVIRDQTLIINLPGQPKAIAETLEGVKDAEGKQVVPGIFAAVPYCVDLIGGPYIDTVDTVCKAFRPKSAIRPTQDLGSSSFR comes from the coding sequence ATGGATGAGGTGCGCATCGGCTTGGTATCTATCAGCGACAGGGCCTCTGCTGGCGTCTATGAGGACAAGGGCATACCGGCGCTGCAAGACTGGATCAGCCGCGCGGTGCAGAACCCGGTGGTGTTTGAAACCCGCTTGATTGCCGACGACCAAAGCACGATCGAGGACACCTTGATCGCACTGGTGGACGCGCGCTGCGCCCTGGTGCTGACCACCGGCGGCACTGGCCCTGCACTGCGGGACGTTACGCCGGAAGCCACACTGGCAGTCGCACACAAGCAGATGCCGGGCTTTGGCGAGCAAATGCGCGCTATCAGCCTGAACTTTGTGCCCACGGCGATTTTGTCGCGCCAGGTCGCCGTCATCCGCGACCAGACACTCATCATCAACCTGCCCGGCCAACCCAAGGCGATTGCAGAAACCCTGGAAGGCGTGAAGGACGCCGAGGGCAAGCAAGTGGTACCCGGCATCTTTGCTGCCGTACCTTACTGCGTGGACTTGATCGGTGGCCCGTACATCGACACCGTAGATACCGTCTGCAAGGCCTTCCGCCCCAAAAGCGCCATCCGCCCGACGCAGGACTTAGGAAGCTCTTCGTTTCGGTAA
- the yjgA gene encoding ribosome biogenesis factor YjgA, with protein MSRKLKKGYYVRGLFVAEGSALDLEYKRELKGTDEPTRTDLKKESDALQKLGEDLLNMRAELMIKLELPDRLVEGVAEAKRITNFEGKRRQMQFIGKLMRKLDPAKWDQIRAALEEQHMPSVQETMVLHQAEQWRDRLIADDDAVGQWLNLSPDTDSQQLRALVRQARKDAKPEKPGEAIRHGRSYREIFQLVRESLLAHQEASKQDAAAKDDEGDED; from the coding sequence ATGTCACGCAAACTAAAAAAGGGCTATTACGTCCGGGGCTTGTTCGTTGCCGAAGGCAGCGCACTCGATCTGGAGTACAAGCGCGAACTCAAGGGCACGGATGAACCGACCCGCACCGACCTCAAAAAAGAAAGCGACGCATTGCAAAAGCTGGGTGAAGACCTGCTGAACATGCGCGCCGAATTGATGATCAAACTAGAACTGCCCGACCGGTTGGTGGAAGGCGTGGCGGAAGCCAAACGCATCACCAACTTTGAGGGCAAACGCCGCCAGATGCAGTTCATCGGCAAGCTGATGCGCAAACTCGACCCGGCCAAATGGGACCAGATCCGCGCAGCGCTCGAAGAACAGCACATGCCGTCGGTCCAAGAAACCATGGTGCTCCACCAGGCCGAACAATGGCGCGACCGGCTGATTGCCGATGACGATGCCGTCGGCCAGTGGCTCAATCTGAGCCCAGACACCGACAGCCAGCAATTGCGGGCTCTGGTCCGCCAGGCTCGCAAAGACGCCAAACCCGAAAAACCCGGCGAAGCGATCCGCCACGGCCGCTCGTACCGCGAAATTTTTCAACTCGTGCGTGAGTCCCTGCTGGCCCACCAGGAAGCATCGAAGCAAGATGCGGCTGCCAAGGATGACGAAGGAGATGAGGATTGA
- the pmbA gene encoding metalloprotease PmbA: MKKPTSARPQPSTPSVKPADSGFAYTRAFFETRVDAALAHAKKLGASDAGAEVSEGCGLSVSVRNGELENVERNRDKSLGVTVYLGNRRGNASTSDFSDAAIEQTVRAAYDIARFTAEDPFASLPDADDIVPVSERERELDLFFPWAVTSEQAAALALECEAAALGVSKRITNSEGAAVSAQQSHFFSAHTRGFRGGYASSRHSYSVSPIAGKGKDMQRDAWFSSMRSADELASPQAVGRYAAERALSRLKARKIATVECPVLFESPLAAGLLGAFVQAVSGGALYRKSTFLLDSLGKQVLPKHIDIQEDPFVLRGKGSSPFDDEGVRVQPRKVVEAGRVQGYFLSSYSARKLGMRTTGNSGGSHNLTFTSRLTKAGDDLDAMLQKLGTGLFVTELMGQGVNYVTGDYSRGASGFWVENGRIAYPVHEITIAGNMKDMLKGIEAVGADAYNYGAKTVGSVLLNRMKVAGS; the protein is encoded by the coding sequence ATGAAGAAACCCACCTCCGCCCGTCCCCAGCCCTCCACACCCTCCGTAAAACCCGCTGACAGCGGTTTCGCCTACACCCGCGCTTTTTTCGAAACCCGCGTGGATGCTGCGTTGGCCCACGCCAAAAAACTGGGTGCCAGCGATGCCGGGGCCGAGGTGTCGGAAGGTTGTGGCCTGAGCGTTTCCGTTCGCAATGGCGAACTCGAAAATGTGGAGCGCAACCGGGATAAGTCCTTGGGCGTCACGGTCTACCTCGGCAACCGCCGGGGTAACGCCAGCACCTCTGATTTTTCGGATGCGGCGATTGAGCAGACGGTGCGTGCCGCCTATGACATCGCCCGTTTTACGGCAGAAGACCCGTTTGCCAGCCTGCCCGATGCGGACGATATCGTGCCGGTCTCCGAGCGCGAACGCGAGTTGGATTTGTTTTTCCCATGGGCCGTGACCAGTGAGCAGGCTGCTGCCCTCGCGCTGGAATGCGAAGCCGCCGCACTGGGTGTGAGCAAGCGCATTACCAATAGCGAAGGCGCGGCGGTATCTGCGCAGCAGTCGCATTTCTTCAGTGCACACACCCGCGGATTCCGGGGTGGCTATGCTTCTTCCCGCCATTCGTATTCGGTCTCGCCGATTGCCGGCAAAGGCAAGGATATGCAGCGCGACGCATGGTTCAGCTCCATGCGCTCAGCGGACGAATTGGCATCGCCCCAAGCGGTGGGTCGCTATGCGGCAGAGCGCGCATTGAGCCGCTTGAAGGCCCGCAAGATCGCCACCGTAGAGTGCCCTGTGCTGTTTGAATCGCCGTTGGCAGCCGGTTTGTTGGGCGCTTTTGTCCAAGCTGTCAGTGGTGGAGCCCTTTACCGCAAGAGTACCTTTCTGCTCGACTCGTTGGGCAAGCAAGTGCTGCCCAAGCACATCGACATTCAGGAAGACCCGTTTGTGTTGCGCGGCAAGGGCAGCTCCCCATTCGACGACGAGGGTGTGCGTGTGCAGCCCCGTAAAGTGGTGGAAGCTGGCCGGGTGCAGGGCTACTTTTTAAGCAGCTACTCCGCCCGCAAACTGGGAATGCGCACCACTGGCAACTCCGGTGGCTCCCATAATTTGACCTTTACCTCCCGCTTGACCAAGGCGGGCGATGACCTCGATGCCATGCTGCAAAAGCTCGGTACCGGCCTGTTTGTCACGGAGTTGATGGGGCAAGGCGTGAACTACGTCACGGGCGATTACAGCCGTGGCGCCAGCGGTTTTTGGGTCGAGAACGGGCGCATTGCCTATCCGGTCCATGAAATCACCATCGCCGGCAATATGAAAGACATGCTCAAAGGCATTGAGGCAGTCGGCGCCGACGCCTACAACTACGGAGCCAAAACTGTGGGCTCTGTGCTGCTGAATCGCATGAAAGTGGCAGGTAGCTGA
- a CDS encoding DUF4399 domain-containing protein encodes MRRFAVGVGALALFAGQLAWSQTPANTTRTLHPWQAPMPAGNAEAYFTNLKSGDRIETPYVLKFGLSGGWGLAPISKPMGGKSGHHHLLVNRDLPLDFKAALPFNEQYIHFGKGQMETVLTLAPGTYTLRMLLADDKHLPHFVYSKPLKVTITKKNAVDPKSLVKPGLALMLSEGEQKPPFRVQFHASGLNVGHAAQQEKDTGHFKLTVTSKTGAVAEMDFAEGQTEAWLAPPAGDYTLKLDFVDNLNPQQVLTGPVTATVKVKP; translated from the coding sequence ATGCGGCGATTTGCAGTCGGAGTAGGGGCCCTGGCGCTATTTGCCGGGCAACTGGCATGGTCTCAAACTCCAGCAAATACCACCCGCACCTTGCACCCGTGGCAAGCGCCCATGCCTGCCGGCAACGCAGAAGCGTATTTCACCAACCTCAAGTCCGGGGACCGGATTGAAACCCCTTATGTCTTGAAGTTCGGCTTGTCCGGTGGCTGGGGTCTGGCGCCTATCTCCAAGCCCATGGGGGGCAAAAGCGGCCACCACCATTTGCTGGTGAATCGTGATTTGCCACTGGATTTCAAGGCGGCGCTCCCCTTTAACGAGCAGTACATCCACTTTGGCAAAGGCCAAATGGAAACCGTGCTCACGCTGGCCCCGGGAACCTACACCTTGCGGATGCTGTTGGCCGATGACAAGCATCTACCCCATTTCGTGTACAGCAAGCCGCTGAAGGTCACGATCACCAAGAAAAACGCCGTAGACCCCAAATCTTTGGTCAAGCCCGGGTTGGCATTGATGCTGTCTGAGGGGGAGCAAAAGCCGCCATTCCGGGTGCAGTTCCATGCTTCCGGCTTGAATGTCGGCCATGCCGCACAGCAGGAAAAAGACACGGGCCATTTCAAGCTCACCGTCACCAGCAAGACGGGCGCGGTGGCTGAAATGGACTTTGCGGAGGGACAAACCGAAGCATGGTTGGCCCCGCCCGCCGGGGATTACACCCTCAAGCTGGACTTCGTCGACAACCTGAATCCCCAGCAAGTGTTGACAGGGCCGGTCACGGCCACTGTCAAAGTGAAGCCTTAG
- a CDS encoding GatB/YqeY domain-containing protein → MSLKDQITEDMKTAMRAKDSERLGTIRLLLAALKQKEVDERVELDDAMVVAIVDKLIKQRKDSIEAFVKAERQELADKEAAEMKVLQTYLPQRMSADEVLAEVKAIVAELGASGPGDMGKVMGAVKTKLAGKAEMGTVSAAVKAALAG, encoded by the coding sequence ATGTCCCTCAAAGACCAGATCACCGAAGACATGAAAACCGCCATGCGCGCCAAAGACAGCGAGCGCCTGGGCACTATCCGCCTGCTGCTGGCCGCCTTGAAACAAAAGGAAGTCGATGAGCGCGTGGAGCTGGACGACGCCATGGTGGTCGCCATCGTCGACAAACTGATCAAGCAACGCAAGGACTCGATTGAGGCCTTCGTGAAAGCGGAACGCCAAGAGCTGGCTGACAAAGAAGCGGCTGAAATGAAAGTGTTGCAAACCTATTTGCCACAGCGCATGAGCGCGGACGAGGTGCTGGCGGAAGTCAAGGCCATCGTGGCAGAACTGGGTGCCTCCGGCCCCGGCGACATGGGCAAGGTCATGGGTGCAGTCAAAACCAAATTGGCCGGCAAGGCCGAAATGGGCACCGTGTCCGCAGCCGTCAAGGCCGCACTGGCGGGCTAA
- the rpsU gene encoding 30S ribosomal protein S21 — MTTIRVKENEPFDVALRRFKRTIEKLGLLTDLRAREFYEKPTAERKRKKAAAVKRNYKRIRSMQLPKKMY, encoded by the coding sequence ATGACAACGATCCGTGTAAAAGAAAACGAGCCCTTTGACGTAGCACTGCGTCGCTTCAAGCGCACCATCGAAAAATTGGGTTTGCTGACAGACCTGCGCGCCCGCGAGTTCTACGAGAAGCCCACTGCCGAGCGCAAGCGCAAGAAGGCAGCTGCAGTAAAGCGTAACTACAAGCGCATCCGCAGCATGCAACTCCCTAAGAAGATGTATTAA
- a CDS encoding NAD(P)/FAD-dependent oxidoreductase: MHSFDVVIVGAGAAGLFCAGVAGQLGLKVLVLDHSEKVAEKIRISGGGRSNFTNMDVSAANFISENPRFAKSALSRYTPADFVALVKKHGIAFHEKHKGQLFCDRSAEDLIAMLLAECAAGGVERWQPCSVKNIRFSASSPHGKCASSYEIDSDRGTIHCAALVIATGGLSIPKIGATDFGYRVAKQFNLPLITPRPALVPLTFDETSWAPFAELSGLSLPVDIATGSKKSSMSFREDLLFTHRGLSGPGVLQISSYWAEGTPIRLNLAPTVDLAQHLSQAKSSSRKRVANELAGLVPSRLADTWVNQGPTWGHDWQRPVNEASDKALNALAERLSRWELTPTGTEGYRKAEVTAGGVDTKVLSSQTLESQQPGLFFIGEVTDLTGWLGGYNFQWAWASGFACAHGLAARLKAL, encoded by the coding sequence ATGCATAGTTTTGACGTGGTGATCGTGGGTGCCGGGGCTGCCGGTTTGTTTTGCGCCGGTGTGGCGGGTCAGCTCGGGCTGAAGGTGCTGGTGCTCGACCACAGCGAGAAAGTCGCCGAGAAAATTCGCATCTCGGGGGGTGGGCGCAGCAACTTCACGAACATGGACGTGAGTGCGGCCAACTTCATCAGCGAGAACCCGCGCTTCGCCAAATCCGCCCTTTCGCGCTACACCCCCGCAGACTTTGTGGCGCTTGTTAAAAAACACGGCATCGCCTTCCACGAGAAACACAAGGGCCAGCTCTTTTGCGACCGCTCTGCCGAAGACCTGATTGCCATGCTGCTGGCCGAGTGCGCCGCAGGTGGTGTAGAGCGCTGGCAACCCTGCAGCGTCAAAAACATACGCTTTTCGGCCTCTAGCCCTCATGGAAAATGCGCAAGCAGCTATGAAATTGATAGTGACCGCGGCACCATCCACTGCGCAGCGCTGGTAATTGCCACCGGCGGCTTGTCGATCCCCAAGATCGGCGCGACCGATTTCGGCTACCGGGTCGCCAAACAGTTCAACCTGCCGCTGATCACCCCGCGCCCGGCGCTGGTCCCGCTCACTTTCGACGAAACCTCGTGGGCCCCGTTCGCCGAGTTGTCAGGCTTGTCGCTGCCAGTCGATATTGCAACCGGCAGCAAGAAAAGCAGCATGTCGTTCCGCGAAGATTTGCTCTTCACCCACCGCGGCCTTTCCGGCCCCGGGGTGCTGCAAATCTCCAGTTACTGGGCCGAGGGCACGCCTATTCGCCTCAACCTGGCGCCCACTGTGGACTTGGCACAACACCTCTCGCAGGCTAAAAGCAGCTCGCGCAAACGGGTGGCCAATGAGCTGGCAGGCCTGGTGCCCAGCCGCCTTGCCGATACCTGGGTGAACCAGGGCCCGACCTGGGGGCATGATTGGCAACGCCCCGTGAATGAAGCCAGCGACAAGGCCTTGAACGCACTGGCCGAGCGCCTTTCTCGCTGGGAACTCACGCCCACCGGCACCGAGGGCTATCGCAAAGCCGAGGTCACCGCGGGCGGTGTAGACACCAAAGTCTTGTCCAGCCAGACTCTGGAGAGCCAACAACCGGGCCTGTTTTTCATCGGTGAAGTGACCGATCTCACCGGCTGGTTAGGCGGATACAACTTCCAATGGGCCTGGGCTAGCGGCTTTGCGTGTGCGCATGGCTTGGCAGCCCGCCTGAAGGCGCTATAA
- a CDS encoding methyl-accepting chemotaxis protein, translating to MSHPATTLAPAVAPAPGANAPLSDLNLAARQRMLSQRVIMQALLASHGDTTQLQAAQKTFQLFCDSEAKLLATLTHYEPLSARQLRAVYEGPQGIGVTIETFIDRMRRTLETISRKGDARTLLADMVADNDTVLNALNKATSTFDSIAQAQSDNLFKELSGIVSDIHTIAREAKIVSFNAQVIAARAGDKGREFAVVANVLSGISTEVDRLTQKAIHLADRKSQHA from the coding sequence ATGTCGCACCCCGCAACCACGCTTGCTCCTGCCGTTGCCCCCGCCCCGGGTGCCAATGCGCCATTGTCAGACCTCAACCTGGCAGCCCGCCAGCGCATGCTGTCACAGCGGGTCATCATGCAAGCCTTATTGGCGTCGCACGGCGACACCACCCAACTGCAGGCCGCCCAGAAAACATTTCAGCTGTTTTGCGACAGCGAGGCCAAACTACTTGCCACCCTCACCCACTACGAGCCGCTCAGTGCCCGCCAGTTGCGCGCGGTGTACGAAGGGCCGCAAGGCATTGGAGTGACGATAGAAACCTTCATCGACCGGATGCGCCGCACCCTCGAAACCATCAGCCGCAAGGGCGATGCCCGCACCCTCTTGGCCGACATGGTGGCCGACAACGACACGGTGCTGAATGCGCTCAACAAAGCCACCAGCACCTTTGACTCGATAGCCCAAGCCCAATCGGACAACCTGTTCAAAGAGCTCAGCGGGATCGTGTCGGACATCCACACCATTGCCCGGGAAGCCAAGATCGTGAGTTTCAATGCCCAAGTCATTGCAGCGCGTGCCGGCGACAAAGGGCGTGAGTTTGCGGTGGTGGCCAATGTGCTTTCGGGCATCAGCACCGAGGTCGACAGACTGACCCAAAAGGCCATCCATCTGGCGGATCGCAAGTCACAGCACGCCTAG
- the cobA gene encoding uroporphyrinogen-III C-methyltransferase, with translation MTNTLNTPAAGHVTLVGAGPGDPELLTLKALKAIQQATVLLVDDLVNDAIVAHANPAARIVHVGKRGGCKSTPQSFIERLMITAALEGENVVRLKGGDPFIFGRGGEEVEHLEEAGIRVSVVNGVTAGLAAVTSLNVPLTHREHAHGVVFVTGHAKPGDSGTDWPALATASRQAKLTLVIYMGVSGAADIQAGLLLGLASSTPVAVIQNASLPHQRHAVCTLGELQDTIVREHLASPSVIVVGDVMSGLLAAAQADTTTGASAGAQRAH, from the coding sequence ATGACAAACACCCTGAACACGCCGGCCGCAGGCCATGTCACGCTAGTGGGCGCCGGCCCCGGCGACCCGGAGTTGCTCACCCTCAAGGCCTTGAAAGCCATCCAGCAAGCCACCGTACTGCTGGTGGATGACTTGGTGAACGACGCCATAGTGGCCCACGCCAACCCGGCGGCCCGCATCGTTCATGTGGGCAAGCGCGGCGGCTGCAAGTCGACCCCCCAGTCATTCATTGAACGCCTGATGATCACCGCAGCCCTTGAGGGCGAAAACGTGGTGCGACTCAAGGGCGGCGACCCCTTCATCTTCGGCCGTGGCGGCGAAGAGGTGGAACACCTCGAAGAAGCCGGCATCCGTGTATCGGTGGTCAATGGGGTGACCGCCGGACTGGCGGCTGTGACCTCCCTCAACGTGCCGCTAACCCACCGCGAACATGCCCACGGCGTGGTGTTTGTGACCGGCCACGCCAAACCCGGGGACAGCGGCACCGACTGGCCCGCACTGGCCACAGCCTCCCGCCAGGCCAAACTGACGCTGGTGATCTACATGGGCGTGAGCGGCGCAGCTGATATCCAGGCCGGACTGCTACTAGGCTTGGCATCCAGCACACCGGTAGCCGTCATTCAAAACGCCAGCCTGCCGCACCAGCGCCACGCGGTCTGCACATTGGGCGAGCTGCAGGACACCATCGTTCGCGAACATTTGGCCAGCCCGAGCGTGATCGTGGTGGGCGATGTGATGAGCGGCTTGTTGGCTGCTGCGCAAGCCGACACTACTACCGGCGCCTCTGCCGGCGCCCAACGCGCCCACTGA
- the ybiB gene encoding DNA-binding protein YbiB, with product MAIGNYIKEIGRGKDGARALNRTQAADLLGQVLDGTVTDLEVGAFCLAMRIKGETAEEMAGFLDAVRSRMALLPASDVPVVVIPSYNGARKLPLLTPLLALLLAREGLPVLIHGTATEDKRVFVSEVLAALGIHAQADTKRIATGSVAFVPTGTLLPGLQRLLDVRRVVNLRNPAHSLVKLMNPVDGPALLVSSYTHPEYAVSMADTFALVQANALLIRGTEGEAVADARRTPKMQAFLAGKATDLRAYQAGSLTTLPELPTAIDAASTATYIQSVLNGESPVPAPIAEQVAHILQLHQAL from the coding sequence ATGGCTATTGGCAACTACATCAAAGAAATCGGTCGCGGCAAAGACGGCGCACGTGCGCTCAACCGCACGCAGGCGGCCGACCTGCTGGGCCAAGTGCTGGACGGCACCGTCACCGACCTCGAAGTGGGCGCCTTTTGCCTGGCCATGCGCATCAAAGGCGAAACCGCGGAAGAAATGGCCGGTTTTCTGGACGCCGTGCGCAGCCGCATGGCCCTGCTGCCCGCCAGCGATGTGCCGGTCGTCGTTATCCCCAGCTACAACGGTGCGCGCAAGCTGCCCTTACTAACCCCGCTTTTGGCCCTGCTGCTGGCGCGCGAGGGCCTCCCGGTGCTGATCCACGGCACCGCCACCGAGGACAAGCGGGTTTTTGTGTCTGAAGTGCTCGCAGCGCTCGGAATACATGCGCAAGCAGATACCAAAAGAATAGCAACCGGCAGCGTGGCGTTTGTGCCTACCGGCACCCTACTGCCCGGCCTACAGCGCCTGCTGGATGTGCGCCGCGTGGTGAACCTGCGCAACCCGGCGCACAGCCTGGTCAAGCTCATGAACCCGGTGGACGGCCCCGCCCTGCTGGTGAGCAGCTACACCCACCCCGAATACGCAGTGTCTATGGCGGATACGTTTGCCCTGGTGCAAGCCAACGCCCTGCTGATCCGCGGCACTGAGGGCGAAGCGGTGGCCGACGCCCGCCGCACCCCCAAGATGCAAGCCTTCTTGGCCGGCAAGGCGACGGACCTGCGGGCCTACCAAGCCGGCTCGTTGACAACGCTGCCGGAGCTGCCCACCGCGATCGATGCAGCCAGCACCGCGACCTACATACAATCGGTATTGAACGGAGAGAGCCCGGTTCCTGCCCCGATTGCAGAGCAAGTGGCGCACATCTTGCAGTTGCACCAAGCACTATGA